Proteins encoded by one window of Methanomassiliicoccaceae archaeon:
- the cobA gene encoding uroporphyrinogen-III C-methyltransferase encodes MKGKVYLVGAGPGDLGLITVRGREILMEADVVMYDALSNPGLLALCKEGADLIDAGKRGGDHHLRQWETNELLVKYANEGKTVVRLKGGDPFLFGRGAEEAEELREAGAEVHVVPGVSSSISVPELAGIPVTHRDHASMVTFVTGHEKEDRKGDRVDWKALADSHGTIVVLMGLGNAGAISKGLIDGGMSPDTPAAVITSGSTPEQRVELTVVSKLAGTIAEKNMVPPGIMVIGSVASLREKLGDMQ; translated from the coding sequence ATGAAAGGAAAAGTATATCTGGTCGGTGCAGGGCCGGGAGATCTGGGGCTCATAACGGTCAGGGGAAGAGAGATTCTTATGGAGGCGGACGTAGTGATGTACGACGCGCTTTCCAACCCGGGACTGCTGGCACTTTGCAAGGAAGGTGCAGACCTCATAGATGCAGGTAAGCGGGGCGGGGACCATCATCTCAGGCAGTGGGAGACCAACGAGCTTCTGGTAAAATACGCAAACGAAGGAAAGACGGTCGTCAGGCTTAAAGGAGGAGACCCGTTCCTTTTTGGGCGAGGTGCCGAAGAGGCCGAGGAACTTAGGGAAGCGGGCGCAGAGGTACACGTAGTGCCAGGCGTGTCTTCTTCAATATCCGTTCCTGAGCTTGCGGGCATTCCCGTAACTCACAGAGACCATGCATCAATGGTAACATTCGTCACCGGTCACGAGAAGGAGGACCGCAAGGGAGACAGGGTAGACTGGAAGGCGCTGGCAGACAGTCACGGTACGATCGTCGTCCTTATGGGACTCGGGAACGCGGGCGCGATATCGAAAGGTCTGATCGATGGCGGAATGTCACCGGATACTCCGGCCGCCGTAATAACCAGCGGGTCCACTCCGGAACAGCGTGTCGAATTGACAGTCGTTTCAAAGCTGGCAGGCACCATCGCCGAGAAAAATATGGTGCCCCCCGGTATAATGGTAATAGGCAGCGTCGCATCGTTACGCGAGAAGCTGGGGGACATGCAATGA
- a CDS encoding uroporphyrinogen-III synthase yields MTMIGFTRPIERLKDSIKEAEEMGFDVIAAPSMKIISGDRDEFERARHMILSGTASFAVFGSVTAVEECVKAYGEDFVRLFSKIKIISIGPSTGNALKSAGISTDALPEEFSSAGIVDLLKDSVKGKTVLLMRSDSGSDVLYNGLGAAGAETVSVATYKLEEFGINSALLHLITAIKGGKVDVMAFTSPLSAKIFYSQIRDQVGDSRAVEIMGDIKVAAIGRPTSEALRMLGREPDIVPKNSTFRDLLEAIASETGI; encoded by the coding sequence ATGACCATGATCGGATTTACAAGGCCTATCGAAAGGCTGAAAGATTCCATCAAAGAGGCCGAGGAGATGGGGTTCGATGTAATTGCCGCCCCTTCAATGAAGATAATTTCGGGAGACAGGGATGAATTCGAAAGAGCCAGGCATATGATTTTATCAGGCACGGCCTCCTTTGCGGTGTTCGGTTCCGTGACGGCTGTCGAAGAATGTGTTAAAGCGTACGGCGAGGACTTCGTTCGGCTGTTCAGCAAGATCAAGATAATATCCATAGGTCCCAGCACCGGGAACGCTCTGAAATCGGCGGGCATCAGCACCGACGCATTGCCCGAAGAGTTCTCCTCTGCCGGGATCGTAGATCTCCTTAAGGATTCGGTCAAAGGAAAGACCGTACTGCTGATGAGGTCCGACAGCGGTTCCGACGTACTTTACAACGGTCTCGGGGCAGCAGGCGCGGAAACGGTAAGCGTTGCAACCTACAAGCTTGAAGAGTTCGGAATTAACAGCGCGTTGCTTCACCTTATAACGGCGATAAAAGGTGGAAAGGTAGACGTTATGGCATTTACAAGTCCGTTATCAGCTAAAATATTCTACTCCCAAATTAGAGATCAGGTCGGAGATTCGAGAGCTGTCGAGATCATGGGAGATATCAAAGTCGCTGCAATAGGCAGGCCGACATCTGAAGCCCTGCGCATGCTCGGCAGAGAGCCCGATATTGTACCTAAAAATTCCACATTCCGCGATTTACTCGAAGCAATCGCGTCGGAAACGGGGATCTAA
- a CDS encoding cobyrinate a,c-diamide synthase — MSLPRFMIAAPASGSGKTLITCGILQALVDRGMKVASFKCGPDYIDPMFHSRVIGTRSKNLDAFFCNDDMLRYLFARSADGMDISVIEGVMGFYDGIAAASTEASSYDVSEKIGAPVILMIDCKGTSVSCIPVINGFLKFRKNGIRGVILNQMSERIYKELKPAIERETGTEVLGYVPKVTDLLLESRHLGLVLPNEIEGLKAKLSGLAKLLENTVDIDRIIEIAGHAPDIEVNVPVIKKLREKIRIAVAQDDAFCFTYEDNLELLAQCGAEIVGFSPLTDSKLPEGIKGLVLSGGYPEMHAEALSKNSSMLEDIRSKLDGGMPCMAECGGFMYLHEELEDHEHKFWPMVGYIKGKTFNTRRLTRFGYVTLVPSNGQMLPENSSIKGHEFHYWDSESCGQDWTAEKTSGKKYTCIHGSDRVIAGFPHIYYYSNPELPYSFLRACEKYNG; from the coding sequence TTGAGCCTTCCCCGGTTTATGATAGCCGCTCCGGCCAGCGGAAGCGGTAAAACGTTGATCACATGCGGAATCCTCCAAGCGCTGGTGGATCGCGGGATGAAGGTCGCTTCGTTCAAATGCGGCCCCGATTACATCGACCCGATGTTTCACAGTCGCGTGATAGGTACCAGGTCGAAGAACCTCGATGCTTTCTTTTGCAACGACGATATGCTCAGGTATCTGTTCGCAAGGTCTGCCGATGGCATGGACATCTCGGTAATCGAGGGAGTTATGGGATTTTATGACGGGATCGCAGCAGCTTCCACAGAAGCGAGCTCATACGACGTGTCCGAAAAAATAGGGGCGCCCGTGATATTGATGATAGATTGCAAAGGTACCAGCGTATCCTGTATTCCTGTAATAAACGGTTTTTTGAAATTCCGCAAAAACGGCATACGCGGGGTAATACTGAACCAGATGTCCGAGCGGATATACAAGGAGCTTAAACCTGCAATCGAACGCGAGACCGGGACGGAGGTTTTAGGATACGTTCCCAAGGTGACCGATCTGTTACTGGAAAGCAGGCATTTAGGACTTGTTCTACCGAATGAGATCGAAGGGCTGAAAGCCAAACTTTCAGGGCTGGCTAAATTACTTGAAAATACTGTCGATATTGACCGGATAATCGAAATCGCCGGCCATGCGCCTGATATCGAAGTTAATGTCCCGGTAATAAAAAAACTAAGAGAGAAGATCAGGATCGCTGTGGCCCAAGATGATGCTTTCTGTTTTACATATGAAGATAATTTGGAACTGCTGGCACAATGCGGTGCCGAGATCGTGGGATTCTCCCCTTTGACCGACAGCAAACTTCCGGAGGGAATCAAAGGACTTGTCTTATCAGGGGGATATCCAGAAATGCATGCCGAAGCTTTGAGCAAAAACAGTTCGATGCTTGAGGACATCCGTTCAAAACTTGACGGAGGAATGCCTTGCATGGCTGAATGCGGAGGATTCATGTATCTCCACGAAGAACTTGAAGATCATGAACACAAATTCTGGCCGATGGTCGGATATATCAAAGGAAAGACCTTCAACACGCGCAGACTTACAAGATTCGGCTACGTCACCCTGGTCCCCAGCAATGGCCAGATGCTTCCTGAAAATAGCTCCATCAAAGGCCATGAATTTCACTACTGGGACAGTGAAAGCTGCGGTCAGGATTGGACAGCAGAGAAGACCTCTGGAAAAAAGTACACATGCATCCACGGTTCCGACAGAGTCATTGCAGGATTTCCCCACATATACTATTACTCGAACCCGGAGCTCCCATATTCATTCCTGAGGGCCTGCGAAAAATACAACGGATGA
- the cobK gene encoding precorrin-6A reductase encodes MIGRALVFAGTTEGREITEFLARNGIKVTVSMATEYGMTVIEESENVRVDSIRGVMEMAEEMKEYDVVVDATHPYAVRKSAHIMEACDISGCPLIRITRPESISNKQFVTVPDTRSAAEFLIGKEGNILVATGSNELAEFTLIPEYRKRVFARVLSIPSVAEKCSRLGFEGKNLICMEGPFSEELNYAMLKHVDAEYLVTKDSGSAGGFDEKIAAAARAGVKVIVIGRPSEEDGVALEEAEEILLKVFSIREPKIGKRLVTIVGIGVGNTDGITFEVLNAIADADLAIGASRMLESVDTGNADTYVEYRSDKIADYIDSNVHYRKIIVLMSGDTGYYSGTKGLIDRLDHNKLEVRVLPGISSVSYFFSKIGTSWDDAFLTSAHGRDCNLVGLAKRHKKVFTLLSGEDSVRRMCSELVDYNMGNVNLTIGQDFGTREEKVTVGKPHDLLDEEFGVLCVALIENPEASDKNPISMPDDDFIRGDAPMTKSEVRSLSVAKLKLCSDSVVYDVGAGTGSVSVEMASVAVSGHVYAVEKDDAASALISLNCRKFGTPNVTVVRGEAPEALAGLPAPTHAFIGGSTGKLKDVMNTLLEKNPKIRIAITSVTLETMAETARCMKDLNVIEEETLCVNISKARIAGSYHLMTAHNPVYITLCRGSSA; translated from the coding sequence ATGATTGGTAGAGCATTGGTGTTTGCCGGTACCACGGAGGGGCGCGAGATAACGGAATTTCTTGCCCGTAACGGAATAAAAGTCACGGTCAGCATGGCGACAGAATACGGAATGACGGTCATAGAGGAAAGCGAGAACGTCAGAGTCGACAGCATACGCGGAGTTATGGAAATGGCAGAGGAGATGAAAGAATACGACGTGGTCGTCGATGCCACACACCCGTACGCCGTCCGCAAATCCGCCCATATAATGGAGGCCTGTGACATCAGCGGTTGTCCCCTCATACGCATAACAAGGCCTGAAAGCATCAGTAATAAACAGTTTGTCACCGTGCCGGACACCAGATCCGCTGCCGAATTTTTGATCGGTAAAGAGGGCAACATTCTAGTGGCCACAGGAAGCAACGAACTGGCAGAATTTACATTGATTCCCGAATACAGGAAAAGAGTTTTCGCAAGGGTCCTTTCCATCCCTTCCGTCGCAGAAAAATGCTCCCGTCTAGGCTTCGAAGGAAAGAACCTGATATGTATGGAGGGTCCCTTCTCTGAAGAACTGAACTATGCTATGCTGAAACATGTCGATGCCGAGTATCTCGTCACCAAGGATTCCGGCAGCGCGGGGGGGTTCGATGAAAAGATCGCGGCCGCCGCAAGAGCAGGAGTCAAAGTAATAGTTATCGGGCGTCCGTCAGAGGAAGATGGTGTTGCTCTGGAGGAAGCGGAAGAGATACTTTTGAAGGTATTCTCGATCCGAGAACCGAAAATCGGCAAACGCCTCGTAACCATCGTAGGGATAGGCGTCGGAAACACAGACGGCATTACGTTCGAAGTGCTCAACGCGATTGCGGATGCAGACCTGGCGATAGGCGCCTCCAGGATGCTGGAGTCCGTAGATACAGGCAATGCAGACACATATGTAGAATATCGTTCCGATAAAATTGCCGACTACATAGACAGTAACGTTCATTACCGTAAAATCATAGTACTGATGTCTGGAGACACGGGATATTACAGCGGGACCAAGGGACTTATCGACAGACTGGACCATAATAAGCTCGAAGTCAGAGTACTGCCCGGAATATCGTCGGTTTCGTACTTCTTTTCAAAGATCGGGACTTCGTGGGACGATGCTTTTTTGACCAGTGCCCACGGCAGGGACTGCAATCTCGTTGGACTTGCGAAACGCCACAAAAAGGTCTTCACCCTGCTCAGCGGAGAAGATTCGGTCCGGAGAATGTGTTCCGAACTCGTCGACTACAATATGGGCAACGTAAACTTGACCATAGGTCAGGATTTCGGGACTCGGGAAGAGAAGGTCACAGTTGGAAAACCGCATGACCTCCTCGACGAGGAATTCGGGGTGCTTTGCGTAGCTCTCATAGAGAACCCCGAGGCTTCGGATAAAAATCCCATAAGTATGCCGGATGACGATTTCATAAGAGGCGATGCTCCTATGACCAAGAGCGAGGTCCGTTCCCTGTCGGTGGCCAAGCTTAAACTGTGCAGTGATTCCGTGGTCTATGATGTCGGGGCCGGGACGGGCTCCGTTTCAGTGGAAATGGCATCTGTTGCCGTATCCGGGCATGTTTATGCCGTTGAGAAGGATGATGCGGCCTCTGCGCTAATATCGCTCAACTGCAGGAAGTTTGGAACACCCAACGTCACCGTTGTCAGAGGAGAGGCGCCCGAAGCGCTTGCGGGCCTTCCTGCACCCACACATGCATTCATAGGCGGGTCGACGGGTAAACTGAAAGACGTGATGAACACATTGCTTGAAAAGAATCCAAAAATACGTATTGCGATCACTTCGGTCACCTTGGAGACCATGGCTGAAACCGCGCGTTGCATGAAGGATCTGAACGTCATAGAAGAAGAGACTCTTTGCGTCAACATATCTAAAGCCAGGATCGCCGGCAGCTATCATCTGATGACGGCCCATAACCCCGTGTATATAACATTGTGCAGGGGGAGCTCTGCTTGA
- the hemC gene encoding hydroxymethylbilane synthase, which yields MIVGTRESKLAMRQTEIFIKRLQGSCVGTQCEIVAIKSLGDKDLKSPLNGMSAVGAFVRELDDALLRKDIDVSVNSFKDIPTTLRQGLKIGAVLERDSPEDVILPCPLEELPEGAVIGTASVRREHLLRHIRPDLKINQLRGNIHTRLYKLDSGEYDAIVLAKAGLERMGIDRPAFILDPDIFIPAPAQGTIAIECRDDDEETKSKLLKVNDYISRLETGAERGIMKFMGAGCSSPVGINAKYQGDEIRVRAISFTYTPEPVYVDTTIPEAYIMDELLDIADYLTGKRPRLKL from the coding sequence ATGATCGTAGGAACGAGAGAAAGTAAACTCGCGATGAGGCAGACAGAGATATTCATCAAAAGGCTGCAGGGGAGTTGCGTCGGTACCCAGTGTGAAATCGTAGCCATAAAATCCCTAGGGGACAAAGACTTAAAATCACCTCTGAACGGAATGAGCGCCGTCGGCGCGTTCGTCAGGGAGCTGGACGATGCCCTGCTGAGGAAGGACATAGATGTTTCCGTGAATTCTTTCAAAGATATTCCTACGACATTGAGGCAGGGGCTGAAGATAGGTGCGGTTCTGGAAAGGGACAGCCCCGAGGATGTTATTCTCCCCTGTCCATTGGAAGAACTTCCGGAAGGGGCCGTGATAGGTACAGCTTCGGTAAGGAGAGAGCATCTCCTGAGGCACATAAGGCCGGACCTAAAGATCAATCAACTGAGGGGTAACATACACACGAGACTTTACAAGCTGGACAGTGGCGAATATGACGCTATAGTGCTTGCAAAGGCCGGCCTCGAAAGGATGGGCATCGACCGTCCGGCATTCATCCTGGACCCGGATATCTTTATCCCTGCGCCTGCTCAGGGGACCATAGCGATAGAGTGCAGGGACGATGACGAGGAAACGAAATCCAAGCTGCTCAAAGTCAATGATTATATATCTCGCCTCGAGACAGGAGCCGAGAGAGGTATCATGAAGTTCATGGGAGCAGGTTGTTCTTCGCCTGTAGGAATAAATGCAAAATACCAAGGGGACGAGATCAGAGTCAGGGCGATATCTTTCACATATACGCCCGAACCGGTCTACGTGGACACAACTATACCGGAAGCTTACATCATGGACGAACTTCTGGATATCGCGGACTATCTTACTGGGAAGAGGCCGAGGCTGAAATTATGA